A window from Pseudomonas frederiksbergensis encodes these proteins:
- the rpsB gene encoding 30S ribosomal protein S2: MSQVNMRDMLKAGVHFGHQTRYWNPKMGKYIFGARNKIHIINLEKTLPMFNEALTFVERLAQGKNKILFVGTKRSAGKIVAEEAARCGSPYVDHRWLGGMLTNFKTIRASIKRLRDLEVQAEDGTFAKLTKKEALMRTRDLEKLDRSLGGIKDMGGLPDALFVIDVDHERIAITEANKLGIPVIGVVDTNSSPEGVDYIIPGNDDAIRAIQLYMGSMADAVIRGRNHVAGGTEQFVEEAPVAAAE, from the coding sequence ATGTCCCAAGTCAACATGCGCGATATGCTGAAGGCCGGTGTGCACTTCGGTCACCAGACCCGTTACTGGAACCCGAAAATGGGTAAGTACATTTTCGGCGCGCGTAACAAGATCCACATCATCAACCTTGAAAAAACCCTGCCAATGTTCAACGAAGCTCTGACTTTCGTAGAACGCCTGGCCCAGGGCAAAAACAAGATTCTGTTCGTCGGCACCAAGCGTTCCGCTGGCAAGATCGTTGCTGAAGAAGCAGCACGTTGCGGTTCGCCGTACGTCGATCACCGCTGGTTGGGCGGCATGCTGACCAACTTCAAAACCATCCGTGCTTCCATCAAGCGTCTGCGTGACCTTGAAGTGCAAGCCGAAGACGGTACTTTCGCCAAGCTGACCAAGAAAGAAGCGCTGATGCGCACTCGCGATCTTGAGAAGCTCGATCGTTCCCTGGGTGGTATCAAGGACATGGGCGGTCTGCCAGACGCACTGTTCGTTATCGACGTTGATCACGAGCGCATCGCGATCACCGAAGCCAACAAGCTGGGCATCCCGGTTATCGGCGTAGTCGATACCAACAGCAGCCCGGAAGGCGTTGACTACATCATCCCAGGCAACGATGACGCAATCCGCGCTATCCAGCTGTACATGGGTTCGATGGCTGACGCTGTAATCCGCGGTCGCAACCACGTTGCTGGCGGCACCGAGCAGTTCGTTGAAGAAGCTCCGGTAGCAGCAGCTGAGTAA
- the pyrH gene encoding UMP kinase, with protein sequence MAQQGSGYQARYKRILLKLSGEALMGSEEFGIDPKVLDRMALEVGQLVGIGVQVGLVIGGGNLFRGAALSAAGMDRVTGDHMGMLATVMNALAMRDALERANISAIVMSAISMVGVTDHYDRRKAMRHLNAKEVVIFAAGTGNPFFTTDSAACLRAIEIDADVVLKATKVDGVYTADPFKDPHAEKFDHLTYDEVLDRKLGVMDLTAICLCRDHKMPLRVFNMNKPGALLNIVHGGAEGTLIEEGQQ encoded by the coding sequence ATGGCTCAGCAGGGCAGTGGTTATCAGGCTCGCTATAAACGCATTCTACTCAAGCTTAGCGGCGAGGCCCTGATGGGCTCGGAAGAGTTCGGGATCGATCCGAAAGTTCTGGATCGCATGGCGCTGGAAGTCGGCCAACTGGTCGGCATCGGCGTTCAGGTCGGTCTGGTGATCGGCGGCGGTAACCTGTTCCGCGGTGCAGCGCTGAGCGCGGCCGGCATGGATCGGGTCACCGGTGACCACATGGGCATGCTGGCCACTGTGATGAACGCCCTGGCCATGCGCGATGCGCTGGAACGTGCCAATATCTCGGCCATCGTGATGTCGGCCATTTCCATGGTTGGCGTAACCGATCACTATGATCGCCGCAAAGCCATGCGCCACTTGAACGCCAAGGAAGTCGTGATTTTCGCGGCCGGTACCGGCAATCCGTTCTTCACCACGGATTCGGCAGCGTGCTTGCGTGCGATCGAAATCGATGCCGATGTCGTGCTCAAGGCGACCAAGGTCGATGGCGTCTATACCGCTGACCCATTCAAAGACCCGCATGCCGAGAAGTTCGATCATCTGACTTACGATGAAGTGCTGGATCGCAAGCTGGGGGTGATGGATCTGACCGCCATTTGCCTGTGCCGCGACCACAAGATGCCGTTGCGCGTATTTAACATGAACAAGCCCGGCGCCCTGCTGAATATCGTGCATGGCGGCGCTGAAGGGACCCTGATCGAGGAAGGCCAACAATGA
- the frr gene encoding ribosome recycling factor: MINEIKKDAQERMKKSVESLMHNFGRIRTGQAHPSILEGVMVPYYGSDTPIKQVANITVKDARTLQVVAFERNMLGAVDKAIGSAGLNLNPTNLGELLLISMPALTEETRKGFTKQARDVAEDARVAVRNIRRDANSQLKDLVKEKEISEDEERRATGEIDDLTKKYVAEIDANLAQKEKDLMAV; the protein is encoded by the coding sequence ATGATCAATGAAATCAAGAAAGACGCTCAAGAGCGCATGAAAAAATCCGTCGAGTCGCTGATGCACAACTTCGGCCGTATTCGTACTGGCCAGGCGCACCCAAGCATTCTGGAAGGCGTGATGGTGCCGTATTACGGCTCCGACACCCCGATCAAGCAGGTCGCGAACATCACCGTCAAAGATGCGCGTACCCTGCAAGTCGTTGCCTTTGAGCGCAATATGCTAGGTGCCGTCGACAAAGCCATCGGCAGCGCGGGTCTGAACCTCAACCCAACCAACCTGGGTGAATTGCTGCTGATCTCCATGCCGGCCCTGACCGAAGAAACCCGCAAGGGCTTCACCAAGCAGGCTCGCGATGTCGCTGAAGATGCTCGTGTTGCGGTGCGCAACATCCGTCGTGATGCGAACAGCCAGCTCAAGGATCTGGTCAAGGAAAAGGAAATCAGCGAAGACGAAGAGCGTCGCGCCACTGGCGAGATCGATGATCTGACCAAAAAATACGTGGCTGAAATCGACGCGAATCTGGCGCAGAAAGAAAAAGACCTGATGGCCGTATAA
- the tsf gene encoding translation elongation factor Ts, whose product MAEITAALVKELRERTGEGMMDCKKALTKAGGDIEKAIDDMRASGAIKAAKKAGNVAAEGAIALKEDGKTAVLLEVNSQTDFLALQDDFKAFVASSVEKAFADKLTDVAPLIEAQEADRLVLVGKVGENVNIRRLARVEGDVVGGYLHGNKIGVAVVLKGGTVELAKDIAMHVAATNPEFLLPSEVSAEAVEREKGVFLTLNADKIAGKPENIVENMVKGRISKFLAEASLVEQAFVKNPEIKVGELAKKAGAEIVSFTYFKVGEGIEKPVDNFAEEVAAQLAAAKQ is encoded by the coding sequence ATGGCAGAGATTACTGCAGCGTTGGTCAAAGAACTGCGCGAGCGTACTGGCGAAGGCATGATGGACTGCAAAAAGGCCTTGACCAAGGCTGGCGGCGACATCGAAAAAGCCATTGATGACATGCGTGCTTCGGGCGCCATCAAGGCTGCCAAGAAAGCTGGCAACGTTGCCGCTGAAGGCGCGATCGCTCTGAAAGAAGACGGTAAAACCGCCGTTCTGCTGGAAGTGAACTCGCAGACCGACTTCCTGGCCCTGCAGGACGACTTCAAGGCATTTGTTGCCAGCAGCGTTGAAAAAGCGTTCGCTGACAAACTGACTGACGTCGCTCCGCTGATCGAAGCTCAAGAAGCTGATCGCCTGGTTCTGGTCGGCAAGGTTGGCGAAAACGTCAACATCCGTCGCCTGGCTCGCGTTGAAGGTGATGTTGTTGGTGGTTACCTGCACGGCAACAAGATCGGTGTTGCGGTTGTTCTTAAAGGCGGCACCGTTGAGCTGGCCAAAGACATCGCTATGCACGTAGCGGCCACCAACCCTGAATTCCTGCTGCCATCGGAAGTTTCCGCTGAAGCGGTCGAGCGCGAGAAAGGCGTGTTCCTGACCCTCAACGCTGACAAGATCGCTGGCAAGCCAGAAAACATCGTTGAAAACATGGTCAAAGGCCGTATCAGCAAGTTCCTGGCTGAAGCGAGCCTGGTTGAGCAGGCGTTCGTCAAGAACCCTGAAATCAAGGTTGGCGAACTGGCCAAGAAAGCCGGTGCTGAAATCGTTTCTTTCACCTACTTCAAAGTAGGCGAAGGCATCGAGAAGCCGGTCGACAACTTCGCTGAAGAAGTTGCTGCCCAGCTGGCTGCCGCCAAGCAATAA
- the uppS gene encoding polyprenyl diphosphate synthase — translation MDKTKQTAPSAVPRHVAIIMDGNNRWAKKRFMPGVAGHKAGVDAVRAVIEVCAEAGVEVLTLFAFSSENWQRPADEVSALMDLFFKALRREAKRLNENNISLRIIGDRSRFHPELQAAMREAEAMTAGANRFVLQIAANYGGQWDIAQAAQRLAREVQAGHLRPEDITPELLQTCLATGDLPLPDLCIRTGGEHRISNFLLWQLAYAELYFSDLFWPDFKHDAMRTALADFASRQRRFGKTSEQVEAGARV, via the coding sequence ATGGATAAGACAAAGCAGACTGCGCCGTCCGCGGTGCCGCGCCATGTCGCGATCATCATGGATGGTAATAATCGCTGGGCGAAAAAACGCTTTATGCCGGGTGTCGCCGGTCATAAAGCGGGCGTGGATGCGGTTCGTGCGGTAATCGAGGTGTGCGCCGAGGCCGGGGTCGAAGTATTGACCCTGTTCGCCTTCTCCAGCGAGAACTGGCAGCGCCCGGCCGACGAGGTCAGCGCCTTGATGGATCTGTTCTTCAAGGCATTGCGTCGCGAGGCCAAGCGCCTGAACGAGAACAACATCAGTTTGCGCATCATTGGCGATCGTTCGCGCTTTCACCCAGAGCTTCAGGCAGCCATGCGTGAAGCCGAGGCAATGACGGCGGGCGCCAATCGCTTCGTCCTGCAGATCGCTGCCAACTATGGTGGGCAGTGGGATATCGCGCAGGCCGCACAACGTCTGGCTCGGGAAGTTCAGGCCGGGCACCTGCGTCCGGAAGACATTACCCCGGAACTGTTGCAAACCTGTCTGGCTACCGGCGATTTACCGTTGCCGGACTTGTGCATCCGTACCGGTGGCGAGCACCGCATCAGTAACTTCCTGCTGTGGCAACTGGCATACGCCGAGTTGTACTTCTCCGACCTGTTCTGGCCGGACTTCAAACACGATGCCATGCGTACCGCGCTGGCCGATTTTGCTTCTCGGCAGCGCCGCTTCGGTAAAACGAGCGAGCAGGTCGAGGCTGGAGCCCGGGTTTAA
- the map gene encoding type I methionyl aminopeptidase encodes MTVTLKTPEDIAKMRIAGKLAADVLEMIAEHVKPGVTTEELDRICHDYIVNEQKAIPAPLNYKGFPKSICTSINHVVCHGIPNEKPLKDGDTLNIDVTVIKDGYHGDTSRMFHVGTVPVWAERLSQVTQECMYKAIEIVKPGCRLGDIGEVIQKHAEKNGFSVVREFCGHGIGKVFHEEPQILHYGRAGTGMELKAGMTFTIEPMINQGKADTKVLGDGWTAITKDRKLSAQWEHTLLVTETGYEIFTLRADDTIPRVSA; translated from the coding sequence ATGACCGTCACCCTCAAAACCCCAGAGGACATCGCAAAAATGCGCATCGCCGGCAAACTGGCCGCCGATGTGCTGGAAATGATTGCCGAACATGTCAAGCCGGGCGTTACAACTGAAGAACTGGACCGCATCTGCCACGACTATATCGTCAATGAGCAGAAAGCCATCCCTGCCCCGCTCAACTACAAAGGCTTCCCGAAGTCGATCTGCACCTCGATCAACCATGTGGTCTGCCACGGCATCCCGAACGAGAAGCCGCTGAAGGATGGCGACACGCTGAACATCGACGTCACCGTCATCAAGGACGGCTACCACGGCGACACCAGCCGCATGTTCCATGTCGGTACCGTACCGGTCTGGGCCGAACGCCTGTCGCAAGTGACCCAGGAATGCATGTACAAGGCCATCGAAATCGTCAAACCCGGCTGCCGCCTGGGCGACATCGGTGAAGTGATCCAGAAGCACGCGGAAAAGAACGGTTTTTCCGTGGTTCGCGAATTCTGCGGTCACGGCATCGGCAAGGTATTCCACGAAGAGCCGCAGATCCTGCACTACGGCCGCGCGGGCACCGGCATGGAGCTGAAAGCGGGCATGACGTTCACCATCGAGCCGATGATCAACCAGGGCAAGGCCGACACCAAGGTTTTGGGCGACGGCTGGACCGCGATCACCAAGGACCGCAAGCTGTCGGCACAGTGGGAACACACCCTGCTGGTAACCGAAACCGGTTATGAGATCTTCACCCTGCGCGCCGACGACACCATCCCGCGCGTTTCGGCCTGA